A window of Solanum stenotomum isolate F172 chromosome 3, ASM1918654v1, whole genome shotgun sequence contains these coding sequences:
- the LOC125860792 gene encoding protein NRT1/ PTR FAMILY 1.2-like, giving the protein MEQEMAEFLPLNRGSKMEDSERQTFSLIPIKSRKKGGLITMPFIIANEALENVASYGLLPNMTFYLMREYRMDITTTQNLLFFWSAATNFLPIVGAVVADSYLGRFLTIGLGSIFSFLGTVVLWLTAMIPKARPPPCNQSGQACKSTTTSQYMLLVFSFLLMSIGAGGIRPCSLAFGANQFDKGGSNPNKHTVLESFFAWYYTSSIVSVLIALTGIVYLQDRLGWKIGFGVPAILMFLSALFFFLASPFYIKPKVRSNVFASFIQVLVVACKNRKLRYPNQNSDYHHKNGSGPQVPTDKLRFLNKACIIKSPEDVKLNGGAANPWKLCTVEQVEELKALIRVVPLWSTGIMISINLSQSSFPLLQAQSMNRHLTKGFQIPAGSFGMLMMIALTIWVFLYDRVMLPLASKIKGRPVRLKPIVRMGIGIFVSCISMVVSGIVEHVRRRRAINEGLLNNSHGLVEMSALWLVIPNSLNGIAEAFSAIGSTEFYYSELPKSMSSIASALLGLGMAVASLLASVILSAVDKYTKGEGTESWVSSNINKGQYEYYYWLLAVLTAFNLLYFVACCWQYGPSADVDITKRMMELSDDDDDDLP; this is encoded by the exons ATGGAGCAAGAAATGGCAGAGTTTCTTCCTCTAAACCGAGGATCTAAAATGGAGGATTCAGAGAGGCAAACTTTTTCTCTGATTCCaattaaaagtagaaaaaagGGTGGACTAATTACCATGCCTTTTATCATAG CAAATGAGGCACTGGAGAATGTGGCGAGCTATGGGCTTTTACCaaatatgacattttatttgatgAGAGAATACAGGATGGACATTACTACAACTCAAAATCTTCTGTTTTTCTGGTCAGCTGCTACCAATTTTTTGCCTATTGTTGGAGCTGTTGTTGCTGATTCATATCTAGGTCGATTCCTTACTATTGGCCTTGGTTCCATCTTCAGTTTCCTG GGAACAGTAGTGCTATGGTTAACAGCGATGATTCCGAAAGCAAGGCCTCCGCCTTGCAATCAATCAGGACAGGCTTGTAAATCTACAACGACATCACAATACATGCTCTTGGTTTTCTCGTTTCTGCTCATGTCAATTGGTGCTGGAGGTATAAGACCGTGTTCTTTAGCCTTTGGTGCTAATCAGTTTGACAAGGGAGGTAGTAATCCCAACAAACATACAGTGTTGGAGAGCTTCTTTGCCTGGTATTATACTTCATCCATAGTCTCTGTTCTGATTGCCCTGACAGGTATCGTTTACCTTCAAGACAGACTGGGGTGGAAAATAGGTTTTGGAGTTCCTGCAATCCTCATGTTCTTATCCGCGCTGTTTTTCTTCCTTGCTTCTCCGTTTTATATCAAGCCAAAGGTTCGCTCAAACGTGTTTGCCAGCTTTATACAAGTACTTGTCGTTGCCTGCAAGAATAGGAAACTCCGTTACCCCAATCAGAACTCTGATTACCATCACAAGAATGGTTCAGGACCTCAAGTGCCAACGGATAAATTGAGATTCTTGAACAAAGCTTGCATCATTAAAAGCCCTGAAGATGTTAAGCTAAATGGAGGTGCAGCCAATCCATGGAAACTTTGCACAGTGGAGCAAGTTGAGGAGCTAAAAGCTCTCATTAGAGTCGTGCCATTGTGGTCGACGGGGATCATGATATCAATAAACTTGAGCCAAAGTTCATTCCCTCTACTACAAGCTCAATCCATGAATAGGCATCTAACTAAAGGATTCCAAATTCCAGCAGGGTCATTTGGGATGTTAATGATGATTGCGTTAACAATTTGGGTTTTTCTCTATGACAGAGTGATGCTTCCATTGGCATCGAAGATCAAAGGAAGACCAGTTCGTCTAAAACCTATAGTCAGAATGGGAATTGGCATATTCGTCTCTTGCATATCCATGGTAGTCTCTGGTATTGTGGAACACGTTCGACGAAGAAGAGCAATCAATGAAGGGCTCTTGAACAACTCACATGGGTTGGTGGAGATGTCAGCATTGTGGCTCGTTATACCAAACAGTTTAAATGGGATCGCAGAGGCATTCAGCGCGATCGGCTCCACAGAGTTCTATTATTCGGAGCTCCCAAAGAGTATGTCAAGTATTGCATCTGCTCTTTTAGGACTGGGAATGGCAGTGGCAAGTCTTTTAGCAAGTGTGATTTTGAGTGCTGTGGATAAGTACACCAAAGGAGAAGGAACAGAAAGTTGGGTTTCAAGCAATATCAACAAGGGACAGTATGAGTATTACTACTGGCTTCTTGCTGTATTGACAGCTTTTAATCTGCTTTATTTTGTGGCTTGTTGCTGGCAATATGGACCTTCTGCCGATGTTGACATCACTAAGAGAATGATGGAGCTtagtgatgatgatgatgatgatcttCCATAG
- the LOC125860790 gene encoding protein NRT1/ PTR FAMILY 1.2-like, translated as MKEEMAEYLPLSQTEDSEKQTCSNSSPIVIKSRKKGGLITMPFIIANEALESVASYGLLPNMTFYLMRDYRMDVTTTQNLLFFWSAATNFLPIVGAVVADSYLGRFLTIGLGSIFSFLGTVVLWLTAMIPKARPPPCNQSGQACKSTTTSQYMILVFSFLLMSIGAGGIRSSSLAFGANQLDKGDNNPNKHRMLESFFTWYYTSSIASVLIALTGIVYLQDRLGWKIGFGVPAILMFLSALFFYLASPFYIKPKVRSNVFASFIQVIVVACKNRKLRYPSHNSTYHHKNDSGPTEKLRFLNKACIIKRPEDVKPNGVAANPWNLCTVEQVEELKAFIRVMPLCSTGIIISINMSQSSFPLLQAQSMDRHLTKGFEIPAGSFGMFLMIALTLWVFLYDQVMLPLASKIKGRPVHLKPIVRMGIGIFVSCMSMVVSGIIEYVRRIKAINQGLMNNSQGLVEMSALWLIIPNCLNGIAEAFSSIGSTEFYYSELPRSMSSIASALLGLGMAVASLLASVILSAVDKYTKGEGTESWVSSNINMGHYEYYYWLLAVLTAFNLIYFVACCSQYGPSVDVDITKKMMELSDDDD; from the exons ATGAAGGAAGAGATGGCAGAGTATCTTCCATTATCCCAAACAGAAGATTCAGAGAAGCAAACTTGTTCAAATTCTTCTCCGATTGTaattaaaagtagaaaaaagGGTGGATTAATTACCATGCCTTTTATCATAG CAAATGAGGCACTGGAGAGTGTGGCGAGCTATGGGCTTTTACCaaatatgacattttatttgatgAGAGATTACAGGATGGACGTTACTACAACTCAAAATCTTCTGTTTTTCTGGTCAGCTGCTACTAATTTTTTGCCTATTGTTGGAGCTGTTGTTGCTGATTCATATTTAGGTCGATTCCTTACTATTGGCCTTGGTTCCATCTTCAGCTTCCTG GGAACAGTAGTGTTGTGGTTAACAGCAATGATTCCGAAAGCAAGGCCTCCGCCTTGCAATCAATCAGGACAGGCTTGTAAATCTACAACGACATCACAATACATGATCTTGGTTTTCTCGTTTTTGCTCATGTCAATTGGTGCTGGAGGTATAAGATCGTCTTCTTTAGCCTTTGGTGCTAACCAGTTAGACAAGGGAGATAATAATCCCAACAAGCATAGAATGTTGGAGAGCTTCTTTACCTGGTATTATACttcatccatagcttctgtTCTGATTGCCCTGACGGGCATCGTTTACCTACAAGACAGACTGGGGTGGAAAATAGGTTTTGGAGTTCCTGCCATCCTCATGTTCTTATCCGCTCTGTTTTTCTACCTTGCCTCTCCATTTTATATCAAGCCAAAGGTTCGCTCAAACGTGTTTGCCAGCTTTATACAAGTAATTGTCGTTGCCTGCAAGAATAGGAAACTCCGTTACCCCAGTCATAACTCTACTTACCATCACAAGAATGATTCGGGACCTACGGAGAAATTGAGATTCTTAAACAAAGCTTGCATCATTAAAAGACCTGAAGATGTTAAGCCAAATGGAGTTGCAGCCAATCCATGGAACCTTTGCACAGTGGAGCAAGTTGAGGAGCTAAAAGCCTTCATTAGAGTAATGCCATTGTGTTCGACGGGGATCATTATATCAATAAACATGAGCCAAAGTTCATTCCCTTTACTACAAGCTCAATCCATGGATAGACATCTAACTAAAGGGTTCGAAATTCCAGCAGGATCATTTGGGATGTTTTTGATGATTGCTTTAACACTTTGGGTTTTTCTCTATGACCAAGTGATGCTTCCATTGGCATCGAAGATCAAAGGAAGACCAGTTCATCTAAAACCTATAGTCAGAATGGGAATTGGCATATTTGTCTCTTGCATGTCCATGGTAGTCTCTGGTATTATCGAATATGTTCGAAGAATAAAAGCAATCAATCAAGGGCTCATGAACAACTCGCAGGGTTTGGTGGAGATGTCAGCATTGTGGCTCATAATACCAAACTGTTTAAACGGGATAGCAGAGGCATTCAGCTCGATCGGCTCCACAGAGTTCTATTATTCGGAGCTCCCAAGGAGTATGTCAAGTATTGCATCTGCTCTTTTAGGACTGGGAATGGCAGTGGCAAGTCTTTTAGCAAGTGTGATTTTGAGTGCTGTGGACAAGTACACCAAAGGAGAAGGGACAGAAAGTTGGGTTTCAAGCAATATCAACATGGGACACTATGAGTATTACTACTGGCTTCTTGCTGTATTGACAGCTTTCAATCTGATTTATTTTGTGGCTTGTTGCTCCCAATATGGACCCTCTGTTGACGTTGACATCACGAAGAAAATGATGGAGCTTAGTGATGATGATGATTGA